The genomic window AGGTTCTCATTTTGAAACTAGATATGTTGAATGGTGTGATGAAGTTGATTTGCCTCTAATTCATGGAAAATTACTTTGATTAATGTATGTAAATAACTATATATTGAACTAAGCTGTATGGTACTTTAATTTGGTTTAGGCTCCAACAAGGAGTAGTATATATGTAAGTCATTAGTGAAATAAATGCTTTATGTATATGTATACAAGTACTTTCTTTTACTGTTACTGGATTTATATATAGTTACACATCTGATCTAAtgcattatgtttttttttcttttcaatggGGCCTAGTGTAATATGTTTGGCAAACtgaaatgaattaaaattgttaattaaacatttttttttttgggatgcATGGTAGTACTGTATATATAGGATGAAGTGAGTCTATTGACtaattaatttgtatttggcTAAGAGCTAAGTAAAAAATTTCACCAATTATTACAAATTCTCTTTAAACTTGAAATAGTATGATATGAGTTTTACCtctaattattttgtattataaCCTTCCGATTTTTAGGAGAGGGTAaccaataattcaaaattcgactgtaaaattaaatataataaaaagttgTTTCCACTAGAAAGCTTCCCCCGCCGAACTATTTGTCCTACCCCATTATTGGTTTCTTCATCATAAATTGGAAGGCTAATCATATTCTCTAAATCAACCCTCCCCACCCCAAACAAAGTAATTAAGTATGAGCAATTATATATgagttttttttcctaaaaaaattaatatatcataATGAGATATCTAATCTAGAATCGGTTTAAAGgtaaattcaattatttttaatgaattttaataaaatattatttttgttttcaattttttattattttaaaattaaattttattcaaatcGGACCATTTTTAAATGGTTCATATTAGATacaccttaaaataatatttttttttacacgccttaaaataatatagaaaCATAAAATTCACAATATCGTTCGTAACACATAACTCAATTGTCAATGTCAATATTGTTAAAACGAACATCTCCACATCAATGTTCAAACCAAAGATCTCATAACCAATCATTAGTAGTTGGTTTAATGGTGATTgtcgctgaacttggtagggaggaccgcagttcgatccccgcaactgcgatcgggagggggctgaaaccacttgataccagaactgacccccgaaccagattaaactggtggtgaaaaccaaaaaaacaatcCAATAATCTCATAATTGTATATATAAGATTTAGGTAGAGCTTACGGgttcataaaataaaagaaaatcacaacacttcttttgtcaaaaaaaataataaaaaatttgtgaaGTGAGAAACTGATAATAgccataaaataaaagaaaatcacAACACTTTTTAAATCTATACTTCGTTTAATTTCATGTAACTTCTTGTTTCTTTAGAGACAATTTTCCTTTGCTACAAAAAAAAGCAGCATTTTCCATTTTCCTTGTAATTTTAACAACCTTTTTTACGGTACAACACTAAGAAATTTTGAATCATTATTTTGATGACAAGTTTTGtcacaataataaaataaaaaaaaagttttgtcacaacacttaataaaaaaaaaaaaacacataattaAACAATAATTCTACCCTAAAACAATTttagaaacaaatatatataccgTCTTTGTGGACCTTCTTATGAAATTGTTTCTTAAGAGATAATTTTCCTTTGATACCAAAATAGGAGCATTTTCCATTTTTCCTTGTTATTTTAGCAACCTCTTTCATGGCAAGATGGCATCAATTCATTAGATTCTTCAGCATTACGCATTATTTTGGTCCTGAAGGTAATGTGGACAATGTGGTCCTTCATGACTTCAACATTTTATGTGTCACTATTTTAAGCTAAATCCACCTATTTAAACCTGAAGAAGCTAAGAGTGACAACcatcacttttaattgttttgttctACACTTCTACTGACTCAATCATTCTCTTCTCTATTCTCTTCCTTCCCAATTCATCtcactatcattttttttttcctacaatgGAAGATGAAAAATGGGTTCTGGTGTGCGGCTCTTCACAGAAGGATTTGTGGAAACCAAGTTTACCAAATGCTGATGATGAACCTTCAAGGCCCTTGAAGGTTGCCTTTTCTGAGCCTGCAGAGTACTGGACTGACGCCATTCCCATTGGAAATGGCCGTCTTGGGGCCATGATTTGGGGTGGTGTACAATCAGAAGTTCTACAGCTCAATGGTAAATAAATCAACCACTTCTAGCTTTAAGTTCCAATCTTTAAAAGACTTTCAGTTTGGTTGatgtttatttttatcaaaaatgcCAAccaatgtttgtttgtttgtttgttagtcTAATTTAAAAAGCATACTAACATGatgattcaatattttttatagagGACACACTTTGGACTGGAATACCTGGCAACTACACCGATAAAAATGCTCCTGAAGCTCTGGCTGTAGTCCGAAAACTTGTTGATGACAGAAAATATTCAGATGCTTCAATAGCAGCTAAGAAATTGACAGGAGGTCCTACTGATGTATGTAACATACTACAAATTGATATAACTCATCCTGCAATTTATGAGAAACTGTGCTAATTGTTAGATTGATGTTAGGGTTGACAACCAAGGAACATGATATATAAACAGAGAAAACTAAGCAGTTGCTATTTTTCTAGAATATAGATAAATTACATGCTTTTATTAAACTAGTATTCTCATTCACAGATTGCCTACTCACCCCACACCCGCCCCACTTCACACCTTAAAATGTGTTGGTGAGTGAGTTAAGGAACCTTGTGTACAACCACAATGTGGGAAGTTATCACtaactacttttttttcttgtttaaatGAAGGTATACCAACCTCTTGGTGATATTAAATTAGAATTTGATGATTCTCATCTGAAATATTCGGAAGAGTCTTATCACAGGGAGCTTGATTTGGATATTGCAacagcaaaaataaaatacaacgTGGGTGATGCAGAATTTACCAGAGAGCATTTTGCTTCTAATCCAGACCAAGTGCTAGTGACAAAGTTTTCCACAAGCAAGTCAGGGTCGTTATCATTTACAGTATCTTTGGAGAGCCAATTAGATCACAATTCACGGGTAAGCGGCCTAAATCAGATAATAATGGAAGGAAGCTGTCGTGGCAAAAGGCCGCCAGAAGTGAATTCTAGTGACAAATCAAAAGGAATTAAGTTTTCTGCAGTTCTTGATATACAGATTAGTAATGAAAAAGGGTTTATACATGTTTTGGATGAAAAGAAGCTTAGAGTTGAAAGTTCAGATTGGGCTATTTTGCTTCTGACAGCTTCCTCATCTTTTGATGGTCCATTTACCAAGCCTGAAGACTCCAAAAAAGATCCCACTTCCGAGTCCTTGAGTAAAATGAAGTCTGCCAAAAGTTTTTCATATGATGATATTTACGCACGTCACTTGGATGACTATCAGAATCTATTTCATCGGGTCTCATTGCAACTCTCTAAAAGTTCCAAGACTGTTTTAGGAAAACCTATTTTGGATGAAAGGAAATTGGTTTCCTGTCAAACTAACATCTCTCAAATTGGAGGTGATAATGTTGCTCCAACTTCATCAAGAATCAAATCATTTCAAAATGATGAAGACCCTTCCTTTGTGGAGCTTTTGTTTCAATATGGTCGATATCTCTTAATTGCTTGTTCACGTCCTGGAACTCAGGTGGCAAACCTACAGGGTATATGGAACAACGATGTTACACCTGCATGGGAGTATGTTTTCCCTTCACTTTTCATTCCTCCTCtagcaataaataaatatgtaaaaGGAAAGTAGAGAATTTGGGTTCTATAGTTTCTAGATTATAAGGTAGCTAAGACTTTTGTCATGGATAAGGAGTAGCAAATAAACACCTAGAAATAATTTCTTAAAGAATTCATGAGATTTTATAATTTGTCTCCTTTTTTGTCATCCAGTTGTGCTCCGCACTTGAACATAAATCTTCAAATGAACTATTGGCCGTCCCTGTCAAACAACCTACATGAGTGTCAGGAGCCACTATTTGATCACATTTCCGCTTTGTCTGTCAATGGTAGTAAAACAGCGAAGGTATTTTGTTTGTTTACTCTTTCTTTCATATGATTCTTGACATTCTATATGAGAAAGGGATTGTTTATAATTatgcttttcagctatcagtaACTTTGTACCCTCCCCTATagcaagaacaagaaaaataattttgcatATTGCCACCCACATGGCATTGGACCATCATGTTGTGATTTGTATATATTCTATACAGAATTTCATTTGATCTATGCAGGTGAATTATGAAGCCAATGGTTGGGTTACACATCATGTTTCTGACTTATGGGCTAAAACATCCCCATATGAAGAAGATCCTGTTTGGGCTGTATGGCCAATGGGTGGAGCTTGGCTTTGTACCCATCTATGGGAGCATTACACTTATACAATGGACAAGGTAAGTTCTGGTTTTTATATAAACTATCTGACTTCCGAGCGTTAATATCATTGACTCAAAATTGATCTTGTAAAAAAAGCTCTATTACGAAAGGGGCATCTAACAAGTATAGATTTCCCCGATTTATTAAATCTGCAGATCAAGAACTGTTCTACATTGAAGAGttgaataatattttcatttaaagaATGCAATTTCAAATTGGTATTAGTCTAACAAATACCTTGTTTAGCtatgatgattaatattttaagGAGACAGCATGCTGTTAAGAACATTGTTGAAGACccaaaaataaagtataattaaCTTCAACTTTCTTTTTATGGGTGCAAGGGTGCAACTTATTTACTGCTGTCAATATCAACATACCTTTGAGATTATACATAGGGAAGTTGAGGGATGAAAATTCTAATTTGCTATGATgacacacacatatatacatTATTTTATTTGCAAATAAGTACTTTATTCTTAAATTCGACATGCTCTATCCTATTCCTATGCACTATTGGGCAAGTAATGGTTaatctttttcttatattaggAATTTCTTAAAAATCAAGCATATCCTTTGTTGGAAGGATGTGCGTCATTTTTGGTGGATTGGTTGATCGAAGGCTCTGGTGGATTTTTGGAAACTAACCCATCAACTTCACCAGAGCACAAGTTCATTGCACCAGATCAAAAGCAAGCTAGTGTGAGCTACTCATCAACCATGGACATTTCAATCATAAAAGAAGTTTTCTCTATAATCATTTCTGCTGCTGAGGTGAACTGTCTTAGTTCTTAAACAAATACTAGACATTAGTTTCTAGTTATCCTAAATTTATCTTGGCCACTGAGTTTGTCAAAAACAGGTTTTGGGAAGGCATGATGATGCTATTATTAAAAGAGTAACTGAATCACAGTCTAAGCTTCCTCCTATAAAAATTGCTAGGGATGGGTCCATTCTGGAATGGGTATGCAATTATATTCAATTTGTCTAGCTTAGCTTATGTAACCTAATATCTTGTTCTAATTTGCAATGATAAATTTGGACCATAGTCTAGCAATTCCATGTTAAATTTAAGACATTTATTTAACAGGCTGAAGATTTTCAGGACCCAGAAACACATCATCGACATGTTTCGCATCTGTTTGGCTTGTTTCCAGGGCACACAATAAGTCTTGAGAAAAATCCAGATCTCTGTAAAGCTGTGGGTTATAGTCTAATGAAAAGAGGTCATTTATGAGAgctttaaattctattttttctcGTAATAATACTATGTCTGTTGATTTTGAATAGTTAAGTCGTATTCTTTAAAACCTCTTGTAATGTAGAAGACAGTCgcaacaaatatattatattctcAAATTAGGGATTACTCTATTCATCTTCAACTTTGTATGCAAGAATGAGATAAGGTTGTTTTTTTTAGCCTTAATACTAGAAATAACATAACTCAACAGTAATCGTCATTCTTGCACTGTGTTACAGGAGAAAATGGTCCTGGGTGGTCAACAACTTGGAAAGCTGCATTATGGGCTCATCTTCACAACAGCGAGCATGCATATCGCATGATAAAACACTTGATTATCCTGGCAGACCCTGCTAAGAGTACAGTAGCATTTGAAGGAGGACTTTACAGTAACCTATTCACAGCACATCCTCCTTTCCAAATTGATGCAAACTTTGGGTAAATCCCATCTTTAACTGTAATGTTTGTCTATCTTTTGTCGGTTTCATTTTCATCATATCAAAGCTTGAGCTGAAATTTATTCCTTTAGTGTATGTTTTGATTAATGGTTTCGGAGGGGAGGACTTGTTTTTCTGTTTACTTGAGGACACTATAAAATATTGCTAAAAATGAATTGAGTGTCATtgaaatatgatatatgatcatTGATCATGTTattcattcattattttttaaatctcaaaTATATACCAAAATCTAGTCTTATCCAAAGTCCAACTCAACTCTAACCAACTCTAACCATACCCTTAGAAATCTTGCCTGTGATGAAACTAGGCAATTGTGGTCATAATTTTGAATTACATTGACTGAGAAAATCATCATTCTTTGTCAGTTTTTCAGCAGCAATTGCAGAGATGCTTGTTCAAAGCACAACCAAGGACCTCTACTTACTTCCTGCGTTGCCTCGGGATAAATGGGCAAATGGTTGTGTGAAAGGATTAAAAGCGCGTGGCGGGGTGACGGTCAACATCTGCTGGAAAGAAGGTGATCTGCATGAAGTTGGCCTTTGGTCACAAAATCAGAATTCCAGCATTAGACTACATTTTAAAGGGAACAAGGTTGTGGCAAATTTATCACCAGGAAAAGTTTACTCATATAATAAATGGTTGAAGTGTGTTAAGACATACTCCCTTAGCGAAGTCAatccctaaaaaaaatttgtcttcCTATTTTCCAATAAAATCTTAAGACATGCATTATAGTATTTTACAATTTGTTATTGAACTTTGTTTGCTGGATCATGGTATATCTTATGGTTTCTAGTGATTATTCTCCACGAGTCATTTGGCCTTGGAAGATGTAATGTAATGAATAAGCATTTTGTTATGCATTTGTTGTGTGGTTTTGATGTGAATATTGGTGTAACTTTGTTATTTGTTATTGGGCCCGTTAATGCATGTATCGGAGTCAAACTATCAGTGCTAATGTGACATACATTACGCATGCTTCTCACTCCAAAAATAGAAAACTCAAAGTTTGATAATCCTTATTATGGGATAGAATGTGCTCCAGGAACAGTTCAGGGCATCTTGTTCAAGCATTGACAAACTAACTACATACACTCCAACTGGTTCATGAAGGAAATACTTGAACAATCCTAACTGCTTTGAAATGGGGGAGGGGCTTAAAATGGattgtgaaatt from Trifolium pratense cultivar HEN17-A07 linkage group LG1, ARS_RC_1.1, whole genome shotgun sequence includes these protein-coding regions:
- the LOC123902804 gene encoding alpha-L-fucosidase 2-like encodes the protein MEDEKWVLVCGSSQKDLWKPSLPNADDEPSRPLKVAFSEPAEYWTDAIPIGNGRLGAMIWGGVQSEVLQLNEDTLWTGIPGNYTDKNAPEALAVVRKLVDDRKYSDASIAAKKLTGGPTDVYQPLGDIKLEFDDSHLKYSEESYHRELDLDIATAKIKYNVGDAEFTREHFASNPDQVLVTKFSTSKSGSLSFTVSLESQLDHNSRVSGLNQIIMEGSCRGKRPPEVNSSDKSKGIKFSAVLDIQISNEKGFIHVLDEKKLRVESSDWAILLLTASSSFDGPFTKPEDSKKDPTSESLSKMKSAKSFSYDDIYARHLDDYQNLFHRVSLQLSKSSKTVLGKPILDERKLVSCQTNISQIGGDNVAPTSSRIKSFQNDEDPSFVELLFQYGRYLLIACSRPGTQVANLQGIWNNDVTPAWDCAPHLNINLQMNYWPSLSNNLHECQEPLFDHISALSVNGSKTAKVNYEANGWVTHHVSDLWAKTSPYEEDPVWAVWPMGGAWLCTHLWEHYTYTMDKEFLKNQAYPLLEGCASFLVDWLIEGSGGFLETNPSTSPEHKFIAPDQKQASVSYSSTMDISIIKEVFSIIISAAEVLGRHDDAIIKRVTESQSKLPPIKIARDGSILEWAEDFQDPETHHRHVSHLFGLFPGHTISLEKNPDLCKAVGYSLMKRGENGPGWSTTWKAALWAHLHNSEHAYRMIKHLIILADPAKSTVAFEGGLYSNLFTAHPPFQIDANFGFSAAIAEMLVQSTTKDLYLLPALPRDKWANGCVKGLKARGGVTVNICWKEGDLHEVGLWSQNQNSSIRLHFKGNKVVANLSPGKVYSYNKWLKCVKTYSLSEVNP